In the Leucoraja erinacea ecotype New England chromosome 32, Leri_hhj_1, whole genome shotgun sequence genome, one interval contains:
- the LOC129712452 gene encoding centrin-2-like has product MRALGFEPKKEEIRKMISDIDKEGSGTIDFNDFLAMMTQKMSEKDSKEEILKAFWLFDDDGTGKISFKNLKRVAKELGENLTDEELQEMIDEADRDGDGEINEQEFLRIMEKTSLY; this is encoded by the coding sequence ATGCGAGCCTTAGGGTTTGAACCGAAAAAAGAAGAAATTAGAAAGATGATTTCAGACATTGATAAGGAAGGATCTGGTACCATCGATTTCAATGACTTCTTAGCTATGATGACTCAGAAAATGAGTGAGAAAGACTCCAAAGAAGAAATTTTGAAAGCCTTCTGGCTGTTTGATGATGATGGAACAGGCAAGATATCATTCAAAAACCTGAAAAGGGTTGCTAAAGAACTAGGAGAAAATCTGACCGATGAGGAATTGCAGGAAATGATAGATGAAGCTGATCGGGATGGCGATGGTGAGATCAATGAACAGGAATTTTTGCGGATTATGGAAAAAACAAGTCTTTattaa